One Nicotiana tomentosiformis chromosome 1, ASM39032v3, whole genome shotgun sequence genomic window, ttagcaccctgtaattggtcaaacaagtcatctatccttggcagtgggtacttattcttaatcgtgaccttgttaagctgtcgatagtcaatacatatTCTCAGTGACCAATCTTTCTTCCATACAAAAAGTACCGGTGTGCCCCAAGGAAACATACTCGACCGGATGAAACACTTTTCTAACAAGTTCTTCGgctgctcctttagttccttcaatttggccggtgccattctgtagggtggaatagatataggttgcgtgcctggcatcacatcaatcccaaaatcaatctctctgtctggtgggatcccagaaAGCTTATCCGGAAAGACCTCCAGAAATTCATTCATAACAGGCacaaactcaagtgtaggtgcctcagcatcggtgtctgtaacccggaccaaatggtagatacaccctttgtaatcatcttcgtggccttaaggtaagaaataaacctactcttcggcaccacatcatccccattccattcaatcactgactcatttggaaattcaaacctaacggtcctggttcgacaatcaagctagcgaaacatgaataaagtcaatccatccccattattacatcaaaatcaaccatccccaatttaatgagatcggccagggtgtcccgaccatgcaccgtggtaacacaatccctataaacccgtgtgGCCGCAATAGACTCGCTAATCGGAGTAGATACATAGAatggctcatgaagttgttccggttctatccaaaattccatagcaacataaggagtgacatatgacaaagtggaaccgggatcaataagagcatatacatcatgggattggacaatcaatatacctgtgacaacatctggagaaggcTTTGAATCCCGACGCCtctgcatagcataaaatctgttgggtcctcccgaactctatgcaccacccctagctgcaccacgccatacgagtgctggggtgcctcgagctggaggaggtgttgtggatgtagtagctgcagaactagctGGTTGTGTCGTACCTTTACCCATGATCCGACGGGACGAGAGGCAATCCCTCTGTATGTGACCCCTTACACTGCACCTgtagcatataggtaggtccatgaagcagacCCCAAAGTgctcctcccacacttagggcatgggggcctccgctgctgctggaatctccctccaggccgaccctattggtggggtcccctgttgccctgattgGGCCCGGATGGTGGTACACTCATCGAAGACTGAGTGAATGACTGAGATGGCCCTGATGAACCTCCCCTAAATGCCGAACTACCACTACCATAAGAACCACCCAAGTTGCCCACGGTCCAGGCCTTGCTGCTACCCTCACGCTCCCTTCTATTTTTCAGTTTATgatcctctgtagcttgagcaaatgccaccatcttcccatagttcatattagAATTCAAGACAGCCGTAGCGAgatcattaataaccaaggggctaaggccctgcacaaaccagcGCACCCTAGCTTCCACagtaggcaacatgtgaatagcatacttggacaggcgcgaaAATTCCATATGGTACTCCTACACATTCATTATACCTTGCTTCAGGCTCTCAAACACAAAAACACGGGCCGTCTTAGTCTCgtcaggcaagaaatgatccataagaGCATCGgtgaactcactccacctcgtcgGGCTCCCCTcatcacgggactcctcccacatctcaaaccaagaataggccaccccctTTAGGCGGTAAAAGGCCAATTCCACTCCCTCCGTTTGAGTAGCATGTATAACTCGGAGGGTCTTGtgtatctcatcaatgaagtcctgggggtcctcctaaggatcagtacctgtgaacactagaggatccaactggagaaacctgttcaccctggaactagcggaATTCCCTGGCTAACtagaagaagtaggtgcaacatttgatctctgggcctgggaggccactatctgagccaacatctgtatggcttcCCTAAGATCCTTATCAAAAATAGCGGGACcagaagctggagctggaggtggaactggaatgtCACTTGGAGGGACTGttacaccctcagtaggtgtaggaattGGTGCAGTCTGAGCAGGAATAGTAGATTCAGGCGGTGTAGtaattgggggaatatcctcacacctagggtgctcacccgcatcatcaaatatcgaaccaactgccactcctgggatAACagtggctccttggccagttcttgccttatTCCTAGACGCtatgtactgaaagttagagtaaagcacgagttaaagAAGGAATAATCTTACAATcaactttatcgcacgatcgagaacatcaaagaagggtattattcctaactGCCCAAGTAatctcctaattatagatgtggtcgacaacacaccgataagaaagacTCCACTAgatacggctccgagacatcctaggacactttaaaaccttaggatcTGATACAacgtttgtcacgccccgacctcggggagcacgaccagtgctcaaccgagataacccggccgagcaagccagcaatatttccttctacccatttcacccataaataaagagaagataaactttattaattaacaccaagagggttcatgaacaacactaattccatcaccattagttacttcatttataaagtctcaaaatacatacattttCGCAGTTGAAGTGGAATATGTAATACACATACGACATTACTATCTTGACCTTCCCAATACCTATACAcaacccacaacatgtctacggagcctctaatagatacaagaGAGTATAATGATAGTGTCGGcaataaggctccggctatacctcaaaacataatacacacacaacaaaagatgcacgaccccgaaatgaagtggggctcaccaagccaactgggaagagagtgtaccgctatcactggtcaatgccctccgttgtggaaccacctgcatccattatagatgcagcgcccccggaaacagggacgttagtacatgtcaaatagtactagtatgaaaaccaaacacttatgcaaggacttggaaatacaacatgaatatgatgaatcgtggtaacaataaaaggcttagttagcTGTTAAAGTCAtaaaaaatttattaagagctttcaataacatttataaatttttaagtcggggatcctttaCAACTAGCATtaaacaaagcggccctgccgcctcaccccaatgtatgcgggtggaggtgtattcataaTGCCACATTTCggattcccaaaacgataatagtttgtacaaaagagttccctttcaaatcaaccatttggcacctttggccttagcaagtgtaagttcataaggtttcatcatatgagaaataagtgtttaatcatattgatttcatacaagatcttcttcccaaaaggggtataacataattaagtcaaaaatagagaatcattaacacacgagggttctaacacgttatgccaatcgaaaatcaattttactagtttgaataccccacatcaatagcGTTCCATATTCAAACTTCACACGATGGAGTTTTGTAAGAACACGGGACTTCCAATACCAgaaaaagagtttagccttcataccttgCTTTGAACTTTCCTTAATTTACTACACAGTTTTGAAAATCCTAGCAatttcgatctatttagagacatagaaaaattgaacacaaattaggagggagttcatggttccagctcatttgagcattttatcaaacactaagtgggTATTATGAGTTTAAGGTCcttctatggtggattccttcattccACCACCCAAAGTCTATCCAATTTAGATCAACATTCTTCTcccaacccttgatagtacatgcatgcataatggacAACTCCCACCCCCAAGAATTACCTTTCTCATTATCTATTTTCAGAAAAATCACGAAATTGAAGGTtagggctagaatcttacctcttggttgAAGACCCTGTGAGCTTTCTTATTGAATTTCAAAGCTTGAGCAAGATTTTTGATGAACTATTAGCTTAGGGATTTCacctctcactctagggcactctctctaaaaatatcagatgttCCCTTCAAAAATGGCCCATTATGTCTAATTATCgagatagggtcgggttataaaaataagaaaaatgaagCATCGATGCAGATCTGTTGTCGCACGCTTTTGCAGTAcgtaaaatggaccgcataatggccctccggaattGGGCACTTTTGCCTCACTCTATGACCAGTCTGCGGTCGCATTATGCGTTGCAGAACTTCCCTCCGGAAATTCTTTTGTGGGATTTGCGAAGGGTTGTGCGGTCCAAAACTTTTATTGAACTCCCCAACGCACTATCCAACCTATAAGTCTACCTCGGCATCACGAAACTCCGGGTTTTAGataaaaattttcggggccttacatcctcccccgaaACATCCCCTCTCAAAAAATGGTGGCAAATACTGAGGTGATCCCCgtgaaccagaataactaccaaaGGCTCATGGTGTAGATAAACcttgaactgatggtgcacgagatgaactctgagctgggagagcactgagagatgactgacctggTCTAGCACTGAacgaaccatggctagatgatacACCACAATGAACTGGACGAGACATCTGagcaggcctataaggacgacccatgTTGTGGTAGGAttgtcccccagaaggaacatCACTGAAAtcacccgaaccacgaggcctcttggcctccctctcctcatgctcctgactacgaaccatctctagccgccgagcaatatcaaccacctcatcgaacgTAGCTCCTAATACACTCTCCTGAGTCATAACAAAACGGTAATAATAGTAGAGgctatcaatgaacctcctaatactctccctcttagtgggaaccaaccaaactgcgtgacgagccaactctgaaaacctcatctcatactgggtcacagacatgacATCCTAATGTAGCTGCTCGAACTACCTGTGCAGCTCCTCCCTgtgggtctgtggcacaaacttctccaagaagagaatggataactcatgccatgtaagtggtgctgcaccgattggcctgcacctctcataggcctcccaccatctgaaggcagccctagttaactgaaaagtagtgaatgagaccccactagtctccagaataccagtcaTGCGAAGAATCCATTGGCACCTATCCaggaagtcctgggcatcctatGACTCAGCCttactgaatgatggaggctggtGCCTCCCAAATATCtctagtctcctctgctcatcattagTCATAATGGGACCCATCTGGGCCTGAGCAATTGTAACctactgggctggtagtacccttgGGGTCTGAAGTCCCTACATCACCTGCttgagtacgggcggcgggagtttgaGTACCTCCCCCAATTTTAGAAGTGGTTGGCGCGATCTGAACAGAAACCGCCCGAGCAAGGCTAGTACACACAGTcaatatctgagccaaagcctcctgaaggcctggaatcacaattgGCACAACTAGTGCCTGAGCTGGacccactggctcaaccacatctggaacctACTCCTGAGCTGGGGTGACTGGGGGATCTGCAAGTGCTGCTGTACGAGCTGAACCTCTACCCCTACCGCGACCCCGGCCTCTCATGGCCCTAGtcggtggtactggtggctatccGTCCTGCCCGGTAGCACATATACTcgccatctgtaagagaatagaataaccgaattttagttaccagaatcaacaaattcacacgacaagaatacaagaatgtgaagttttcctaacagttcggcagcctctcgaagataagtacagacatctccgtaccgatccacaagactctactaaacatgctcatgactcatgagacctatgtaacctaggctctgataccaacttgtcacgacccaaaacctaacctgtcgtgatggcgcctatcatggtactagacaagccgactactcagacatttccaacactttcaacTTGAAATTTACTAAAATAGTTTAAATAATTAAGAATCTCATAAAATGAAATAGAATATCATAGCTCAAAACATAAGTTTTCCCAAACACtggggtatcactgagtacatgagcatctacataatgACATAGTCTGGTACACTGTCTGGAAAGTAGaaatgaataaataaactaaaatatagggaaggagagccaaggcctgcggacaccaaagcagctacctcaatgATCTCTGAATGTTTGAACTTTGTGAATCATCACCCGCTGTGACCatacacacctggatctaca contains:
- the LOC138906525 gene encoding uncharacterized protein, whose translation is MSVTQYEMRFSELARHAVWLVPTKRESIRRFIDSLYYYYRFVMTQESVLGATFDEVVDIARRLEMVRSQEHEEREAKRPRGSGDFSDVPSGGQSYHNMGRPYRPAQMSRPVHCGVSSSHGSFSARPGQSSLSALPAQSSSRAPSVQGFSKLCSKLRKVQSKYIASRNKARTGQGATVIPGVAVGSIFDDAGEHPRCEDIPPITTPPESTIPAQTAPIPTPTEGVTVPPSDIPVPPPAPASGPAIFDKDLREAIQMLAQIVASQAQRSNVAPTSSS